The following coding sequences lie in one Apium graveolens cultivar Ventura chromosome 1, ASM990537v1, whole genome shotgun sequence genomic window:
- the LOC141668494 gene encoding uncharacterized protein LOC141668494 — protein MHSISCPHHFYLHTATTGFVGNKVHRSNMNNQLHRFKNYKYQVVALSGRDSEFEIDQDKAREALKKLDQQLQSISDKPVTPPKIRAADVKYTREQAEIDRSTAQSSPGLADGSFQASLVVVLLIFTIFYNVIFITVIKPSVDGPGSPPTTLSREPSKAAILQRLLLGP, from the exons ATGCACTCTATCTCTTGTCCTCATCACTTTTATCTCCACACAGCAACCACTGGTTTTGTTGGGAACAAAGTACATAGAAGCAACATGAACAACCAGTTACATAGATTTAAGAACTATAAATATCAAGTTGTTGCGCTCAGTGGGAGAGACTCAGAGTTTGAAATAGATCAGGATAAGGCCCGAGAAGCACTCAAGAAGCTTGACCAACAACTTCAGTCTATTTCTGATAAACCCGTTACTCCTCCTAAAATCAGAg CTGCTGATGTAAAATATACAAGAGAGCAAGCTGAAATTGATCGTTCAACAGCGCAATCATCACCGGGGCTTGCTGATGGATCTTTTCAAGCATCTTTGGTTGTAGTTCTTTTAATCTTTACAATATTCTATAATGTAATTTTTATCACAGTGATAAAACCATCTGTCGATGGACCAGGATCACCACCAACCACATTGTCCAGAGAACCTTCAAAAGCAGCTATTCTGCAGCGGTTATTATTAGGACCCTGA